Genomic segment of Thunnus thynnus chromosome 21, fThuThy2.1, whole genome shotgun sequence:
TTACAGGTCAGGGCTTTGTTTCCTACATCATTTCATGTTCATAAAGTAAATCAAGTGGTGATGAATGTTAAAAGTAGCTCCACGCACCATCCAGGTGAAGTGTGAAGGCAGCAGGGTCTGATTGAAAAGAGTGACCGCCCCCTTGGCAGGAACTCCAGTGTAGAGTCCAGAGAAGACCAGCTCACAGTTTAGCAGACACACCTGAGGAGACTGCACATCTGCTCGCACTGACAGGTGACTGCAAAGAACACACAGGTAGTGCTACTCGTTATCAACAGAGCTCTGTCACAGATCATTATTGCTGATAGTGTTATCACGGCTGTTGTCACTCTGCATCACTTGACAGCCTCTGAGTTCCAGCTGCCTTTAGGCACAATGCTGGGGTAACAAGAAAATCTACATCTTGAGGTTAATCTCAAGGAGAACAATAAAGTTTTAGGTAGCTGAGAGGCCTGACCATCCTGTTCCCTTCTCCACTGTAAGCTCCAGCTCTGTTTCAAACTGCTGGCAGAAATTTGGTCTAAAGAGGACGTCCACACTGCAAGAAGCCAAAGGAGGCAGCACACCTCTGCATGGCTCTACTAATATCTAAGGACAAATACAGACAATATAATAGAAGTTAATGTAGACATTAATGATGAATATAACCATAAAACACATGTTATGTTATCACAGGTGTGTTGCCATGTTGGTCTATTGTACCTGTGTGTCTTGGTGGTCTTGCTGACTGTTATGCCTCTCCTCCAGTGTCCAGGAAGCCTCCAGCTGGGTGATGTTGGTGAGGAGCAGTGAGGTCTGGGTCTGCTCCCCAAGCCTCATGAGCCCAAAGTCCACACTGGGCACATTGAGGGTCACTATAGGACCCTAACCAACACCGAATGATGAGCATAAAGAGGTCACAGTTCACAGACAAGCTACACTTAAAGAACGTGTCACAGCATTAATTTTCGACATTTTAGTAATGTTGTGATAGTGTTATGATTAATTCTCACCTTGAAGGAGACTTCCACAGCCAAGGTGACAGGCTCATGGTGATGCTCTATGTGGCAAACCACACTGGTCACGACCCTCTCTGGTTTCCCTCCGGTCACAATCAGGTCGAAATCAAAGCACTCGTTCTCCTCTGGACCcatcaaacacaaatcaaatagtcaataaaacaataaaaaataattaattcatcCTTCATTTTAAACTTCATCGAAGGATATTGTATGTCTATATCATTGTACTGTGTGACACACCTATTTTACCAGCAGAGGGCTCCACCTCTATTATGTGGCAGCCGCTGTTCATCCTCTCCCATTGAAAAAAGACACAGGTTTTGCTGTGGTTCCACATCTGATACACACAAGAAAACACCATTTATAACTGTATCTTATATGTGTCAACTATGTCTGTCAATGAAACAGTAATTTAAATAACCTTGAACTGCCTCCGTGTGGTTGTGCAAATAAAAAGTTCACCAGGGATTACAACAGCATAGGGCTCCAGTAGGACCTGGTAGGGCTCCGTTGACCCCTTGACCTCTATATCCATGACGATGACATCGCTCACCTTGGAGCCGGTGCACACAGGCTGAAGGACGCTAGATTTCCCACATACACAATCCAACAATTTGTTAGATGAAAAGTGTGCCAAGCTTCAGTTTAGTAAACttaacatgtgatgtcagcacTTCGTATGTGATGACCTTGtggtgtcatttttacacatgaaTATTTACAGTGAACACACTTGTATAATGGTTCATACAGGGAAACAGGAACTTTACCCATTGTCACAGGGCTCTGGTGGCAGATGGGGGACGTCTCTCAGGACTAAATGACAGACACTGTGGTAATCCTtcaacttaagaaaacacaaagattttgAATGATGTGTAACATATGAGAAAGGTTTCTGagaaatatttccttctgaCATATAGCATACTATGACATTGAGAGCACTATTATCTATGTTGTGTTCAGGAAAATGAATGTACTGCTtgatgacattaaaaaataagaaatactgCATTCTTTAAGCATAACTAGTGACATAATAAACCCCTGAAGAATGTTTTCTGAGTCTTATTTACCTCCTTAGGAGAGAAGGTGAACAAAAACTCTTGGTCCTGGCAGGGGGCCAGTATGCCTGTTAGGGGGCTCACATGGAAAGCACCATCTGTGGCCAGGTGGAAGTGAATATGTGAGGGCTTCGGGGTTTCCCCCGGAAGCAGAGGGTGCAGGTTGGGCTTCATGATCTGCCAGTGGAAAGGCATCTCCAAGTGGCTTCATCCCCggtaagacagagagagagagagagagagatgtaatATGACAGTTAATGAAGTAATTTCCTCATGTGCAACTATAAAAAGTGGCAGAGCAGCAGCTCTTGGTTGAAGCAACTTCTAACACATTATGCTACTTTGTGGTCAAACTGAATGCAGATGTTGTGCGTATTTGTGTTGGAGAAGAGAGGTGTTATAATCACAAAAAAGTTTCAGTGTTGTGATAGGAAGGTATATAAAACTGAGGCTTACACATTATTTCTGATGACAAGCTTCTTCTGTTGCACAGAGTGAGGGTTACACGGACTGAAACGGACAAAGTGGTCTGCAGTGAGGTCATGCACCTCTCCCACCACAGCAGGCTCCTTCTCTCCAGATACAGACACAAGCTCAAGAGCAATCAGCTGGCCTTCAcctgggaaacacacacacacaaacacacacacacacaaagagaaagtgCAGGGGGTCAGCATCCAAAGAAGTACAACTGATCTTACAATAGAGGGAATTCTGAAGACTCATTTATAAGGCAGAAAAACCTAGCTGATCATTGAAAAGATTCACCTTCAACAGAAATGTCTTTCACCTGGCAGTTGTCACATACTACAGTGAACACCTGACAACTCCTCTCAGCAGTGGTGGGAAAGAAAACAACCTGCAaagacacacatgtgcacacaaagacagacgTTTTTGTGTCTCAAAAACTGGGAAGTATATTAGGAAGGCTTTAAGAGGTATATATAAATTGTGTGCGGTTttataataatctaataatatatgaaaaagcactGTATTTGCTTATCACTTTTAGTGtcaaatgtaaatttaatttacCTCCTTATCAGACTCACCTCCACTACCGTGGCCTCTCCTGGCTGCAGCACAAAGAGAGACGGGCTGACTGCAAAGGGTGGCTGCTCAGAAAAGTAAGTCCTCACAACCGActatataaagaaaataaaaacggAACATTTGTCAAGCATATGAAGGTTACCTTCtttgttacaataaaaaaaaatattatatttgaaAGTTACCAATCACTGagataaaactgtatttttatgttggGTAATTTGTCACATAGATTTTTACCCTGAGGTTGGAGGCTGGCCACTGGTTCTTTGGGATAATGCAGAAAGTCCCAGCGCTGAGACCAACATTTTGGCACAGGAACTCAACAAACTTTACTCCTCCAATCAGGCAATAACCACAGTCCAGAACTCTAGGTACTGCAATTATTAGGTTATGTGAACAAGGCATAACAATATACagcatatacatttttttcctacttAATTAGAAGACATAAAGAGGATTACAATGAAAATGTTGTGTTCTTTTAGAGGCTACTTAAAAGGAAGATAAGGTTGGCAGAGCCTCACAGGTGAGTACAGGAGGGGGTCGTCGGGCCTCGATGGGGACCACAAGCAAGCGCTCAGCCTGGGTCTCTATCACTAGGAAGTCCTCGTAGTCCGCCAGAGAGTCTGGAGCGAAGCGCACTGTGTACTTACAACTCATCCCTGGAGCAACAACACCGCCCTCACCGGGGAATCTCCCTGCCAAAACAGACCAAAATGACAACCCCCCGTCTCACATTGAGCTAGTGTAACTCTCTATATCCAGTTGTATCCCACTCATCTTTTCATACATGTTTGTTACAGTAGGTGGTGCTGGTGTTCACATACTGGAttgccaaaaaaaacatcaattgaATTCCAGAGATGACTGTATTTGTCAAAACTTTCTGGCATTCTTTTGTGATACAGTCACTGATACCTGACACACTGTGCAGTGCAAAGCATCTACTATAAGAAGGCTATATACAGGCCAATCAGAGCCAAAGAAAGAGCTCACCCAGGCCAATAGAGAAGTAAGAGGTGGTAGGAGGGATGACTCGGACGTGACGGCTTGAGGAAGTCAGATTTTGCAGCTCCAGTGTAGTCTAAGACAAGTCCAGACAAGACAGGACAGGATGTTTTACTGCTTATCATTTCACTGACTATGATTAGAGTGCAGGTAAAATACCAGTGTCAGAAACTTACCTCATACACATGTCCCACGCTGTAGTCTGTGAAGAACACTACTGAAGGTTTTGCTAAGAAGACTGGGACAGGATCATCACTGGAGCTGTCAGACAGAAAGAGTACAAACACAACACCTGAGTATTCTGTGTGCTCTCAGTAAAAAATAGTCACACAGGAAGTGGTGAGCTGGGTAAAAAGCTACCAGCGCCAGCATTGAGTCCTACACGAAAAACCACAAAGCAAGCATTTATGATTTTTGCACTTTCTTCATCTGCCAAGGAGTTTTTGCCCTCTGCTTGGGGCTGCTCTAATACTGTATgcttcacacagaaaaacaaaactgacaaaaaaaattgcCTATCcctgcatacacacatttactttaTATATTGAACAACTTTGGATGTTGAAGACAAAGACTACAGTGAAACAAATTACAGCTGTAAAATTGTCACACCTACACAATTTACATATCAGTATTATTCAGTGCCGGTAGATCTTGCCGACAAAACAGCAGCCAGATAGTTCATCATCCAGCAGTTAGTTGCGACCAGCACCGTTTGTACCCACAGGCAGTATGAGTCAGTCTGTCGTAAATGTATACTTTGCTCTCATTGTAGGATGTGCTTCGTTTGACATTCAGATGGTCTtctatctgtgtttttctctggaTCAGAGCTGtgtcaaaaatgcatttgagaGACTTGACCCCCACAATCTGTATGCAAACATTATTTGAACCAGGCCTGATTTAATTAAGAATGTAATGTAACAGTCACAAAGCAAAATGCTCTGAGATGTTTTAACACAAGTGGTGGGAAAGTCCGCCCTAGCTTATTAGGTATCGGACTATGCGTAGGCAAACTGTTTCTATCTACAATACATAGTGAATAAGGCAATTTAAAAGGCTTTGGATGATTTGGTTGTAATAAGCTAACTAAACCACAAATAATATGATCAGAAACACAACATGGCCGAGGCACCACATGAGAAATTACATAATGCCAGTCAGATTAAGTTACACATTTCTACTTCGGCACAAAAGGTGCCCAGCTGCATGTACTGAGGTAAAGGGTATTTGTGTTTGCAGTTAATATTACAGAGGTATTGTGTAACCCAGGGCTATTGTATTTTGTCAAATATAGCACATTGTCGATATACTCTATGTCAATATCCTGCCTTTATTATATTGTCTGCCCTATGACAAAATGATGAGCATTCACTGTGGGATAATGGAAAAAAAGGCCTGCATGCTCAGCACATTTCAGGCATTGCACCTTTGCTCCTCCTTCCCTTTCCTCCCGTGCTCTGTCTTCGCCGCTTTGGCTCTGGAGCAGATGAGGGATGTGCCACCCTGCTGTGCATTTGGAGGAAGGAAGCGTGGATTGCGCAGGAAGCTGTGCCTTTCTTTCAGCTTCTTAAGTTTTTCCCAGCCCTCTGCCCGATCCTTTGCGCTTGGCTCATCCTTCCACTTTGGTCTGGGTTTGGTCTGGTTCGGCTTCTGAAACACAGGGGAGATTATTGACAGATATTAGCAATGATTTATAATCTGTATTTATAGGAACTCAAGCTTGCCAGAtgtaaaaaaatctcaaaacctggaTGAATGTCTaaatagttgtttttatgtcctgttttctctctgttggcTCCCTTTTTGGTTTATTCCAATAagtctttgttttgattgtttatatattgatttttgttgtatcaattataatattaaaaattcTATTTagaagaaacactgaataagttcattattaataaaaaaaataccacttCTAACAAACTACtgccattaaaaatgaataatactGATATAGCACATTTGTTTTAGTGTCAGTGGTAGTAGCACACAAGGGACCTAAATATCAGTCTTGATAACTTTGTCCAATTGAGAGGATATAAGTTTCTGGCTCCTCACCTCATTGGGTGTTTTCATCCTCTTTGGGGTATATGAACTGGATTCTAGAGTCAGGCTGAGATCTGACTCATGCATTTCTAAGACGGTCTTTTCTTGACTGGGAATCAGAGTATAACCATCATCCTGAGGCTCTCTGGACACGTGCATGGTGTAGGTGAAGGTAGGTCTGGCAGgatttgtttttactgtcaagaaaaagtaaaatagtGAGTCCAAAGACACTGGCACTTTAAGATGAGTCCCAAAGAGGGTCGGCTACCTGCTGCTGGTGCTTCTACCCGTGGTTTTTGTGTAGGTAAGTAGTCTTGGGGGGAAATCAGGTCGTTCTTTTTGAGCAGATCCCCATCTACGCAGCAGGAAAAGGCGGATTcgactgaaaaaaaagacatacaaaATAGAGCtaaattacaaaagaaataatAGTTAGAGTTCATATTCATAAATGACATCAACAAAGCATACTTCAGTAAAACAGCACAGCACTTCACAGCAGTATAATATATTGTATGAATTCATAAAAATACTTGCATCTCACCTGTAAGGAGACCCTGGTGATCATCAACATTTCCAATCTTCTCTTTCATCCTCTCATAGGCCTGGTTTTCTATGGTCGCAGCCCGAGCTCTGGCTTGAATTATATGACTTTCCAGCATGTCTGCCTTTTTTATACATTGGCTGTATTCTGAATGAATctatataatgaaaaaaaaaacaataaca
This window contains:
- the dlec1 gene encoding deleted in lung and esophageal cancer protein 1 isoform X1, translated to MQEESETGEKSRFDPSVNSHRPASGKSQDISHVLASIFKDLYTKDIIGKDTLSNLTKTKKGRSSYHDRYVEELQQIHSEYSQCIKKADMLESHIIQARARAATIENQAYERMKEKIGNVDDHQGLLTVESAFSCCVDGDLLKKNDLISPQDYLPTQKPRVEAPAAVKTNPARPTFTYTMHVSREPQDDGYTLIPSQEKTVLEMHESDLSLTLESSSYTPKRMKTPNEKPNQTKPRPKWKDEPSAKDRAEGWEKLKKLKERHSFLRNPRFLPPNAQQGGTSLICSRAKAAKTEHGRKGKEEQSSSDDPVPVFLAKPSVVFFTDYSVGHVYETTLELQNLTSSSRHVRVIPPTTSYFSIGLGRFPGEGGVVAPGMSCKYTVRFAPDSLADYEDFLVIETQAERLLVVPIEARRPPPVLTLPRVLDCGYCLIGGVKFVEFLCQNVGLSAGTFCIIPKNQWPASNLRSVVRTYFSEQPPFAVSPSLFVLQPGEATVVEVVFFPTTAERSCQVFTVVCDNCQVKDISVEGEGQLIALELVSVSGEKEPAVVGEVHDLTADHFVRFSPCNPHSVQQKKLVIRNNVHLEMPFHWQIMKPNLHPLLPGETPKPSHIHFHLATDGAFHVSPLTGILAPCQDQEFLFTFSPKELKDYHSVCHLVLRDVPHLPPEPCDNGVLQPVCTGSKVSDVIVMDIEVKGSTEPYQVLLEPYAVVIPGELFICTTTRRQFKMWNHSKTCVFFQWERMNSGCHIIEVEPSAGKIEENECFDFDLIVTGGKPERVVTSVVCHIEHHHEPVTLAVEVSFKGPIVTLNVPSVDFGLMRLGEQTQTSLLLTNITQLEASWTLEERHNSQQDHQDTQILVEPCRGVLPPLASCSVDVLFRPNFCQQFETELELTVEKGTGCHLSVRADVQSPQVCLLNCELVFSGLYTGVPAKGAVTLFNQTLLPSHFTWMAQLQGPQASLCSASFDPSSGTLGPNASMEITVTFTSHRDLTEVAALCEVQGMNSPLVLGIVASKTKKLSVSFSLPSVCSPADDQSPSALELNFGHDVILKRAITKQLLITNQTAIPAPFTIEAEYFTCHASKPNNQSDKRCTYIKKPLHSVQAKKVEEKAHQEFVSSLLAHGKGAAFFVLPNTGTLGPFETQTVDVTAYSDMWGEYRDQLICRVGDLEPTLIPMQMTVKGCPLYFQMTGPRPDDQNQGPIIRFGTHLSGGDTVSRSLRINNPTMFDIRMDWETYNVDQNDRKLVDVLVAYGGALPLKDADGNEMMSRAMRLSDGNIQTAWERTHTSSSEGTSDSCQSVTDVEGEEYLTKNACEEEETCLYPCHAKKKLFSVHIRPHVGSVSDYPYCITPQQIVIPAKSSGTIHVSFTPLTLSRSACESKCVGLALGFMSLDSEMAACVPGKVGRVQGLDLEPVRMDLLAVVKPAVLLVQMEEDKGVLEFHAMAGDLLLGELEELLMREVEVIRTFQLRNTSEMALHFRLETQPPFLVLKPQPRARSGTSSHPPTGDSQPLVLQPQHSMKVEVAFNCSLPLVLKADRQADEDVAPGVTLVHSASGQKKLTFQQNLLIHYSNNSLQAVPLRAHVNLPTLSLSSDSINFGFCYVGQMQTRDVNLHSHGEYTYWRSVINSDEEDSHVFRVTPDSGLLRSKELHVTSCSQRLQISFTASEDREFKATVVIHAPLLDTPLTVQLQGTGSFDTLYRSSTI
- the dlec1 gene encoding deleted in lung and esophageal cancer protein 1 isoform X2, which codes for MQEESETGEKSRFDPSVNSHRPASGKSQDISHVLASIFKDLYTKDIIGKDTLSNLTKTKKGRSSYHDRYVEELQQIHSEYSQCIKKADMLESHIIQARARAATIENQAYERMKEKIGNVDDHQGLLTVESAFSCCVDGDLLKKNDLISPQDYLPTQKPRVEAPAAVKTNPARPTFTYTMHVSREPQDDGYTLIPSQEKTVLEMHESDLSLTLESSSYTPKRMKTPNEPNQTKPRPKWKDEPSAKDRAEGWEKLKKLKERHSFLRNPRFLPPNAQQGGTSLICSRAKAAKTEHGRKGKEEQSSSDDPVPVFLAKPSVVFFTDYSVGHVYETTLELQNLTSSSRHVRVIPPTTSYFSIGLGRFPGEGGVVAPGMSCKYTVRFAPDSLADYEDFLVIETQAERLLVVPIEARRPPPVLTLPRVLDCGYCLIGGVKFVEFLCQNVGLSAGTFCIIPKNQWPASNLRSVVRTYFSEQPPFAVSPSLFVLQPGEATVVEVVFFPTTAERSCQVFTVVCDNCQVKDISVEGEGQLIALELVSVSGEKEPAVVGEVHDLTADHFVRFSPCNPHSVQQKKLVIRNNVHLEMPFHWQIMKPNLHPLLPGETPKPSHIHFHLATDGAFHVSPLTGILAPCQDQEFLFTFSPKELKDYHSVCHLVLRDVPHLPPEPCDNGVLQPVCTGSKVSDVIVMDIEVKGSTEPYQVLLEPYAVVIPGELFICTTTRRQFKMWNHSKTCVFFQWERMNSGCHIIEVEPSAGKIEENECFDFDLIVTGGKPERVVTSVVCHIEHHHEPVTLAVEVSFKGPIVTLNVPSVDFGLMRLGEQTQTSLLLTNITQLEASWTLEERHNSQQDHQDTQILVEPCRGVLPPLASCSVDVLFRPNFCQQFETELELTVEKGTGCHLSVRADVQSPQVCLLNCELVFSGLYTGVPAKGAVTLFNQTLLPSHFTWMAQLQGPQASLCSASFDPSSGTLGPNASMEITVTFTSHRDLTEVAALCEVQGMNSPLVLGIVASKTKKLSVSFSLPSVCSPADDQSPSALELNFGHDVILKRAITKQLLITNQTAIPAPFTIEAEYFTCHASKPNNQSDKRCTYIKKPLHSVQAKKVEEKAHQEFVSSLLAHGKGAAFFVLPNTGTLGPFETQTVDVTAYSDMWGEYRDQLICRVGDLEPTLIPMQMTVKGCPLYFQMTGPRPDDQNQGPIIRFGTHLSGGDTVSRSLRINNPTMFDIRMDWETYNVDQNDRKLVDVLVAYGGALPLKDADGNEMMSRAMRLSDGNIQTAWERTHTSSSEGTSDSCQSVTDVEGEEYLTKNACEEEETCLYPCHAKKKLFSVHIRPHVGSVSDYPYCITPQQIVIPAKSSGTIHVSFTPLTLSRSACESKCVGLALGFMSLDSEMAACVPGKVGRVQGLDLEPVRMDLLAVVKPAVLLVQMEEDKGVLEFHAMAGDLLLGELEELLMREVEVIRTFQLRNTSEMALHFRLETQPPFLVLKPQPRARSGTSSHPPTGDSQPLVLQPQHSMKVEVAFNCSLPLVLKADRQADEDVAPGVTLVHSASGQKKLTFQQNLLIHYSNNSLQAVPLRAHVNLPTLSLSSDSINFGFCYVGQMQTRDVNLHSHGEYTYWRSVINSDEEDSHVFRVTPDSGLLRSKELHVTSCSQRLQISFTASEDREFKATVVIHAPLLDTPLTVQLQGTGSFDTLYRSSTI